The DNA region TATCTCAGCCTTTGAATCATTTAAAAAATTATAACCCCTTTCTGAAAGTCTAACATTAATTATCCTTCTGTCCTTTTCATTAGTCATTCTTTCAACTAATTCATTATCAATAAGTTTGTCTACCATAGGCGTTAATTGCTGCTTTGATATACACATTTTATTAGATAATTCTGACATAGTCAGTATTTCATCATTCTTCATAATAAATAAGGCATTATACTGCAATATACTAAGGCTAGGCTTTATTTCAAGCTCTAAAGGCCTTATAAGTCTTTTTTCTAATGTTGGAAGCAATAAAAGAAGCTTATCAACTACTTCTGCTAGACTATTTTCCAATGACTATCACCTCACTATTACAATTATACTTCATATAGATAAAAAAATAAATCATATATATATTGGAAAATTATGGTTATTATGACAACTTAATTTATAGTTTATATATTAATATCAGTCAATAATTATATTAACCACGTTAAGATATAAAATTGACAAAGTTCTAAATAATATAGGATTTAAAAATAAAATCAAGTTTTAATTTTATTTTTAAAATCCTATATAATTTTTCATCTAAAAAACACTGTTTGCACCCAAAGGTACAATAATCCAATAGTTAATATTACAGTTGCCGGTATAACTATTATTGTAACTTTTAAATATTCCATCCATGATATCTTTATATTATTCTTCTTTAATATAAACATCCACATCAAAGATGCTAATGTTCCAATGGGAAGGAGAAGAGATCCAACATCGCTGCCAATAATAGTAACTAAATAAATCATTTGTAAATTATTTAAACTTAAATTCATACTAGTTAGAGTAATTGTAACAATCATTAATGCGGGGTGATTATTAAACAAATTGGATAGTAGTGAAGTAAGTCCACTCATCATAAAGCTTGCTGCAAATAAATGTTGTTTTATAATTGGTTCACAAAATCTGGCAAGAAAATCTGTTAATCCAATGTTGTGAAGACCATATATAATAACGTACATAGAGAAAGCAAACACTAATATATCCCATGGAGTCTTTTTCAATACATCTCCTGGCTTTATTCCTAAATAAATCCATCTCCACAGTAATAAAATTGTTGAAGCAATTATAGCAACAAATTGGATTGGTATACCAAAATAAGATGCAACAAATATTAAACATCGAATCGAAAACACAAATGCCAAAATTTTCAATACAAAACTTGTCCTTTTTTTATCTGTATCAAAAGAAAGTCTACCAAGTTTTACACCTTTTGCTTTATTTTCCTTAACATTAGATTGTCCGGTTCCAGTATGCTTAGGTAGCTTGGGTGGCTCAGAATAATGAATGGTACTTTTTAACACTTCATCCTCTAATCCAGCTATTTCTGTTGGAATTTTATTTGGTAGTTTCTTCTTTAACAGAAAGAACATTAAAACTGACATAAAAATCAATCCAATTGTACAGGGTACAAACATCATAGCAGTGTGCATATATAAAGTCATATGGACAATGTTTAATGCAATTAAATTTGTAATATTACTTACTCCTATTGGAGCACTTGAAGCTGTAGCGATTAATGCTCCGCTTAATAAATAAGGTATTTGATCACGAGATTTTAATTCCATTTTTCTCAGTAATAATATCAAAATAGGCGTAGTAATTAATATGCTTCCATCATTATTAAAAAGTAATGTCATTAAAAAGCAGAATATTTGAATATTCCAATACAGTCTATAGCCAGATCCTTTTGATAGATGTGCTAACTTAACTGCTATAAATCTAAAGAACCCAATACTCTCCAAAACCACGGACATTACTATAGTTGCAATAATAGTAAGAGAAGCCCCACCTATCTTATCATTAATATCCATAATATTTGCATAGGATACACCACCTGTTAATATGACTGCAATGGCACCAATGGCAGCTGGATAGGCTTCTTTCATATCTTTTGGTCTTATAAAAATCACTATCATCGTCAGTAAAAATATACAAATCATAGTTATGCTTCTATATTCTTGTGCTATAAACATCATCCATATACTGTTGAATGCTGCTATAGAATTTAACACAAATATCAACCTCCCATTAAAATTATCCACTATAGACTACATTCTCCTGATTTATATTATGATGTAAAATTTATTTAGCTACTCCCATATGACTTAATTTGATAATATATTTATAGACAAAAAAACCCATCTCTAATGCATATCAATGCATTTTAAGACAGACTTATATTAATTTATCCGATGACTACCCACTCTAATACTCCCATCGCACTCTGTGAAAGCGATTCACAGAAAATCGAAGATTTTTGTTCTCTGCTTGCACTCTGTGAAAGCGATTCACAGAAAATCGAAGATTTTTGTTCTCTGCTTTTCTTCAAGTGGGAGTAAAGAGTGGCTACGTCTCTGGATAACGACTTCTAAGCATCAAATAGAATAAAAACTCCACCTGATGCCAAGAATTCTGTTTATATATAATTTTTAATTCAAGTATTTTTTAATTATCCGATCTTTTAACTACATATTTTTAAATTATTTACACAATAAACTCTTAAAAATCTTTATATGCAATTGCTCATCCAAAATTATCCTTGCAAGCAAATCTTTAATACACCTGTTATGAAGTTTTTCAATATGCATTCTATATTGCTCTATTGCTTTGCATTCACCTTTTATGGCAAGCTTTATTCTATCTTTAGTACAATGTCCATATGGTACACAATCACTGCACCAGATTTCACAGCTGCCGCTGCGAAATTTAGGTTTAACCCCTAACTGACAGATAACATTTGCTAGCATACTAAGATGAGACATTTCTACCATAGCTATACATAAAAAAACATCTGCTACATATTTACTTCCAGCTAGTTCATGAGCATATATATATTGTGATATTGTAGTATATTCACTTGTACAGCATGATGCGTAATCATCTAAAAGTAATGCAGCATCATGTTTGTCTTTTTTACATATTTTTACGGAAGGATAAGGTAAATTCACTCTACAATATGAACTATTACTAGAATCCACTAAGCACACCTCCTATCCTAATACTATAGTATTTAAGATAGCTATTACATGTACTAAGTAATTTATACTAAATTTTTTTCAATCCACTTTACTATATATTCTATAGGATGTTCATCATTTGAAGGACAAGTGTATTTTACTATATCCAATACTCTTTTATTGCCATTTGCAACGCAAAATCCATACTTAGCCTCATAAAGTAATTCTATATCATTCATATTGTCTCCTACTGCAGCAGTTTTTTTTAAGTCAATATTTAAAACCCTACACAACTTCACTAGGCCATATCCCTTAGATGTATTCTCTGGAATTATTTCTAAATAATTTTCTCCGCTTCTTATTAAATTTACACTGCCAAAAGTATCTATAAAGCTTTCTTCAAGAATATCAAGCTGTTTTTCTTCTCCAAGTATTAATACTTTAGTCCAATTTTTTTCCCATATATCCTTAATATCATAATAGACCTCATAGCCTTTTTTAGAAAATCTCTCAGTAAATCTACATGGATTATAGATATATACATTTTCTTCGCAATAGATTTCAAGTCCAAGAGAGCTATCTTTGAGTTTCACTTTTTCAATTACACCCTTTACTGACTCCTCTAAAGACAATTCATAGAGAGTTTCTTGTCTTTTATAATCGTAAAGTTTTGCTCCATTATATAGTATTATTGGGGCATTCACTGACAGTTGATTTAGATATCTCCCAGCAGATTCCATAGTTCTACCTGTAGCAATTGTAAATATACCGCCTTTATCTACAAATTTATTTATTGCATTAACATTTTCCTTTGATATTTCTGCTTTACTGTTTATAAGTGTCCCATCCATATCTGAAATCAATAAATATCCTTTAAATTTTGTATCCATAAATTCTCCATTTCCATTTAGTAATATCAATAAAATAGCTAAATTAATTATTGTTTTGAGTATTCATTTCAAAATGTGTTTAACATATAATAACTGTTATACTAAAATTATATAGTAAATTAAAGTTATGGTGAATAAAAAACACTATCAAAATATATTGAAATCCAATAATTTGATAGTGCTAATTTTTAAATACATCTATAATTATTTACACAAATTTATAATTATTACCAAAATAGCATTGAAAACAACTAAAAAGACTCTTTAACTACTATTTTTTCTAAAGGCTTCCTGGCAACATCGTGTCTATCTGGAGAAGCAGGTTCTCCTGCAGCATAGCCAATACCTATTATATTTACCGCTTCTACATTATCTGGTATATTAAACTCTTCTCTTATTATTTTAGGATCAAAATAGCATACCCATATAGTCCCAAGGCCCAATTCAGTGGCTTGAAGTACCATGTGAGTTGAAATTATTGAAACATCGGTTTCTGCAATATCCTTGTTATCAAAAGGTCTTTTCCAGCTTACATCATGATCTTCACACACAATAATAGCTGTTGGTGCTCCATAGACATTTGCACCCTTTTTAAGTTTTGCAAGCCCTTCTTCCTTTGTTATTACAATAAGTTTTTGTGGCTGTGTATTAGCCCCTGTTGGAGCAATTCTGCCTGCTTCGAGTATTTTTTCAAGCTTTTCTTCTTCAACTTTCTTATTTTCGTATTTACGTACTGAATAACGAGTCTTAGCTAATTGTAAAAAATCCATTTTAATCATCTCCTCAAAATATATATTTAATGCACTTTCTATACTATAATCATACCATTCTTGAAATTTAATGAAACTAGAAACTTTTCCATTCAATAAAATAATTATATTTATTAAAAAGCACGTTTATACTGTACAGGTAAATCTATTTCTATACCTTTAGCCTTAGCAGCATTTAATACCCAATAAGGATTCCTGAGTAGTTCTCTACCAAGAGCAACCAAATCTGCTCTTTTATTTGATAATATTTCCTCTACCATATTTATATCGGTTATAAGTCCAACAGCTATAGTGGATATTTCACAATGCTCTTTAATAAGCTCTGCTAATTTGATCTGATATCCAGGGTATGCCTTTATATCAGCTGGAACTAGGCCACCAGAGCTTACATGTACTATATCAATATATGGCTTTACTATATCGATAATTTTAACCATTTCTTCTCCAGTAATTCCACCTATTTTATAGTCTTCAGCTGAAACTCTCAGTGATATTGCCTTTTCCTTAGGCCATACTTCACTTATAGCTTCAAGTACCTCTTTAAGAAATCTGGTTCTATTCTCAGTACTTCCTCCATATTCATCTGTTCTTATATTAGAAAGAGGTGATAAAAATTCATCTATTAAATATCCATGGGCTCCATGTATTTCTATGCCATCAAATCCTGCTTTGTCAGCCCTTATAGCTGCTGCTTTAAAAGCTAATACAATTTCTTTTATGCCATCTTTCGTAAGTTCTCTTGGTATTTTACTCTTTTCATCAAAAGCTATAGCGCTAGGTGCCAGAACCTCTCCTGAACTACCCACATATTTTCTTCCACCATGATTTAATTGAATAGCAATAGCTGTACCATATTTTTTAACTGAATTAACTATGTTGCTTAATTTATCTATATGTTCATCATTCCAAATTCCTAAATCATTATCACTTATTCTGCCATTTGTTGTTACTGCCGTGGATTCAACTATTATTAAACCTGCTCCGCCTATTGCTCTTGTAGTATAATGATTATAATGAAAATCATTAGCTTTTCCAGATTCATCAGCTGAATACATATCCATAGGTGGTAGAACAATTCTGTTCTTAAGACGTAAATTTTTCAATACATATTCCTCAAAAGTTTTCAAAATACTATTCCCCCTTTATAAGTCATCTGAAAATAAATAGGCTAACATACGAACTATTCATTTCCTTACAATGCTTAATTCCATTATTGCTTAATTATATTATATTTCTTATAATATAATTTGAAAAGTAGTAATATTTTTTTCACATTATTTCAAAAAAGTAAGTAATATTATTATTCAACACTCCAGGAGGTTTTTTTATTATGTCTGAAATTAAGCTTAATCGTGGTAATTGTTCAGATGAGTGCCCTATAGAATTAGCTATAAATATTATAGGAAGTAAGTGGACTTCATTAATCATTAGGGATTTATTGATAGATAAAACAGTACGTTTTGGTGACTTTTTACGTTCTCTAAAAGGTATTAGTCCCAAAACCTTGTCCCTAAGACTAAGAGAATTAGAAAAGAACAATATAGTTACAAGAGTAGTTTATCCTGAAGTTCCTCCTCATGTTGAATACAGTTTAACAAATAAAGGGCAAGCTTTGGAATCAATATTTCTAGAACTTAAAAAATGGGGAATGTCAATTAAAAGCTCTGATAAATAATAATATTTTTTAATGAAGTTTGTACAATTTCCGTCTCTCCCGAATACTATATACCATAATATGAAATAATCCTTTGTTAATCTAAATTATTTACTGAAAAATTATTATAGCTCTAGGAATTTTCGTAACATATTGCCTAAAATTTAATAGTATATAGTGAAGAAGTTAATTTTTCTAACTAAGCATATATGTATAATAAGTAAGTATAGTAAAAATTTTCAAATAATATATGGAGGTAGCCATATGGAAACAGATTTAAACCCCCAATGGGTAAGTGCCAATGATGTAACTACAAAAATTGAGCCTGAATTAATTGGAACGGCAACACGTCAAGAGCTAATTGAAAGAGAAATTATCTTTGATGCTCCTAAGAAAGATGTAGTGCTAAAAGTAATTAATATCCTAAACGAAATTGAAATAAAAGATATAAAAGTAGCTGCTGGAAATGTTTTAGTAAGTGGTTACTTAAATAGTTGTATTATGTATACTACTACGAAACGACCACAAGGGGAAAAGAATAACCAAGAAAAAAATAATGAAAATTCAAATAACTCTGAACAAAAAAATGGCTATGTAAGTATTCAAAACAATAAGAATAGTGAAAATAATAAGAATAAGAACAAGAATAAAGAACAAGCTAAACCAAGCTGCGGCGTTGTTGATAACAGCATTGCTTTAGACGGTGTTGTTCGTCATACAACTGTTTGGATACCATTTAAGTCATTTATACCTGCCCTAGAAGTTCAGGAAGGAGATATTTGCACAGTTACAACTTCAGCTGTTTTAGATAACTTGAAATCACTTTCCATAAATCCAGTTTATGAAGATAAAGATGAAGATGAGTATGATGAGGAATCAACTATCTCTGTAACACGTAGTGAAGAAGAAGAACAGAAATTTATAAAAGGAATTGTTAATAAAACCTTAATTGAACTAACTATTGATATAAAAAGATATCCTAAAAATTAATAAAGAGGATGTTTCATTGGCAAAATATGAGACATCCTCTTTTAAAAAGGTATCCTAAAAATTAATAAAAAGGATGTTTCATTGGCAAAATATGAGACATCCTCTTTTAAAATTAAATAAAGAAAAGCTGTACTATTTTATATAAATCTATCTATTTAATAATGACTTAGATTTCATTTAGAATTTAGCAAAAATAGGTAATTTGTTCAGGATTAATGTAATAGGTTTTTGCATCGGATTTTAAAACAATTAAATAGTCATAGTTAAAAATAACTTCTCCTGATATGGCTTGGGTAGAGGTAGTATAAATTGTTAA from Clostridium pasteurianum BC1 includes:
- a CDS encoding MarR family winged helix-turn-helix transcriptional regulator; protein product: MENSLAEVVDKLLLLLPTLEKRLIRPLELEIKPSLSILQYNALFIMKNDEILTMSELSNKMCISKQQLTPMVDKLIDNELVERMTNEKDRRIINVRLSERGYNFLNDSKAEITEALKKRMEVFDQDEVNTLLKAIDDIYSITKKLG
- a CDS encoding arsenic transporter, which produces MLNSIAAFNSIWMMFIAQEYRSITMICIFLLTMIVIFIRPKDMKEAYPAAIGAIAVILTGGVSYANIMDINDKIGGASLTIIATIVMSVVLESIGFFRFIAVKLAHLSKGSGYRLYWNIQIFCFLMTLLFNNDGSILITTPILILLLRKMELKSRDQIPYLLSGALIATASSAPIGVSNITNLIALNIVHMTLYMHTAMMFVPCTIGLIFMSVLMFFLLKKKLPNKIPTEIAGLEDEVLKSTIHYSEPPKLPKHTGTGQSNVKENKAKGVKLGRLSFDTDKKRTSFVLKILAFVFSIRCLIFVASYFGIPIQFVAIIASTILLLWRWIYLGIKPGDVLKKTPWDILVFAFSMYVIIYGLHNIGLTDFLARFCEPIIKQHLFAASFMMSGLTSLLSNLFNNHPALMIVTITLTSMNLSLNNLQMIYLVTIIGSDVGSLLLPIGTLASLMWMFILKKNNIKISWMEYLKVTIIVIPATVILTIGLLYLWVQTVFFR
- a CDS encoding ferritin-like domain-containing protein, with the protein product MDSSNSSYCRVNLPYPSVKICKKDKHDAALLLDDYASCCTSEYTTISQYIYAHELAGSKYVADVFLCIAMVEMSHLSMLANVICQLGVKPKFRSGSCEIWCSDCVPYGHCTKDRIKLAIKGECKAIEQYRMHIEKLHNRCIKDLLARIILDEQLHIKIFKSLLCK
- a CDS encoding Cof-type HAD-IIB family hydrolase, whose product is MDTKFKGYLLISDMDGTLINSKAEISKENVNAINKFVDKGGIFTIATGRTMESAGRYLNQLSVNAPIILYNGAKLYDYKRQETLYELSLEESVKGVIEKVKLKDSSLGLEIYCEENVYIYNPCRFTERFSKKGYEVYYDIKDIWEKNWTKVLILGEEKQLDILEESFIDTFGSVNLIRSGENYLEIIPENTSKGYGLVKLCRVLNIDLKKTAAVGDNMNDIELLYEAKYGFCVANGNKRVLDIVKYTCPSNDEHPIEYIVKWIEKNLV
- a CDS encoding nitroreductase family protein, yielding MDFLQLAKTRYSVRKYENKKVEEEKLEKILEAGRIAPTGANTQPQKLIVITKEEGLAKLKKGANVYGAPTAIIVCEDHDVSWKRPFDNKDIAETDVSIISTHMVLQATELGLGTIWVCYFDPKIIREEFNIPDNVEAVNIIGIGYAAGEPASPDRHDVARKPLEKIVVKESF
- the namA gene encoding NADPH dehydrogenase NamA, giving the protein MKTFEEYVLKNLRLKNRIVLPPMDMYSADESGKANDFHYNHYTTRAIGGAGLIIVESTAVTTNGRISDNDLGIWNDEHIDKLSNIVNSVKKYGTAIAIQLNHGGRKYVGSSGEVLAPSAIAFDEKSKIPRELTKDGIKEIVLAFKAAAIRADKAGFDGIEIHGAHGYLIDEFLSPLSNIRTDEYGGSTENRTRFLKEVLEAISEVWPKEKAISLRVSAEDYKIGGITGEEMVKIIDIVKPYIDIVHVSSGGLVPADIKAYPGYQIKLAELIKEHCEISTIAVGLITDINMVEEILSNKRADLVALGRELLRNPYWVLNAAKAKGIEIDLPVQYKRAF
- a CDS encoding winged helix-turn-helix transcriptional regulator, with the translated sequence MSEIKLNRGNCSDECPIELAINIIGSKWTSLIIRDLLIDKTVRFGDFLRSLKGISPKTLSLRLRELEKNNIVTRVVYPEVPPHVEYSLTNKGQALESIFLELKKWGMSIKSSDK
- a CDS encoding DUF3794 domain-containing protein, producing the protein METDLNPQWVSANDVTTKIEPELIGTATRQELIEREIIFDAPKKDVVLKVINILNEIEIKDIKVAAGNVLVSGYLNSCIMYTTTKRPQGEKNNQEKNNENSNNSEQKNGYVSIQNNKNSENNKNKNKNKEQAKPSCGVVDNSIALDGVVRHTTVWIPFKSFIPALEVQEGDICTVTTSAVLDNLKSLSINPVYEDKDEDEYDEESTISVTRSEEEEQKFIKGIVNKTLIELTIDIKRYPKN